A window of Diabrotica virgifera virgifera chromosome 9, PGI_DIABVI_V3a contains these coding sequences:
- the LOC126891640 gene encoding uncharacterized protein LOC126891640 isoform X1, whose translation MTKLAITCLFLSVFAVVVLPSLGASSLTIVNCAPCCEGPTCEIRRPLPCSIECASICLPRFLCDDGYIRDTKNGKCVRPEECP comes from the exons ATGACTAAATTGGCcataacttgtttatttttgagcGTATTCGCAGTTGTTGTGCTACCAAGTTTAG GAGCGTCTTCACTTACCATTGTAAATTGCGCGCCCTGTTGCGAAGGCCCCACCTGTGAAATAAGACGTCCTTTGCCCTGTAGTATAGAGTGTGCTTCCATATGTCTTCCAAGATTTCTATGTGATGATGGGTATATAAGAGATACAAAGAATGGAAAATGCGTACGTCCTGAAGAGTGTCCATAA